In Candidatus Accumulibacter cognatus, the genomic window CTTTCAGACCCCAGGTCGATAATGCATCGTCAGCAAACGTTGCCATGGCGCCCAATCGCTCCTCGGCGGCCACCGCCATGGCTTTTTGGTAGAGGTTGTCGACGGCATCCCGATAACCCTCCAGGTAAGCACCAGACAACGAACCGCTCTCGCCGATGGCGTAGAACATGCGCTCTGGTTCGATATCGAGAATCGCACCGTCGCCGTCTTCTGCCTGTGCCGCCATCAGGCTGTTCAGGGCATCGGGATCAAGGGTGACCAGCGCAATTCCCAATGTGGGAAAGACTGCTCCGCCTGCTTTCGCCACCTGCTCCATATCGATCGCCGAATCGGCGAAATCGGCTGCACTCGGCAGGCCAGCGACTGCAGCCCGCTTCTCGATCGCCCCCAGACCTTTGGAAACATCGTCTTCACGAAAAGTGATCAGATAACGCCCGGTCGTCTGCTCAGACTCGTTCGCACTGGCAGCCGAAAATGTCGCTTGCTGTGACATGACTTTCTCCTTTCGATGGATGGATAAGGAAGCTCTCGACCGCTCCCGATCGGCGGCTCATCGCGGACTTGACCAGCCTCCGGATCGGCTCGATAAAGAACACTCAAAATAATGCTTTAAAAGAGATTAGTTCACAGATTGACAAACTTCAAGGAAGCATCGGCCCCTGCCACTCTGTCTGAAGGGTGATCATCGGAAATGGGGATCTGCTTGCTGGCCAGCAACGTACGAGGTCGCCAGACATGCCGTGGTGATCACGTCAGCGGTGACTGGCATGCCGATAGACAGTTATAATCACAGCTCCCGCAACCAGTAGAGAGATCACGCAAATGGGCCTAGATCGCGTACCGCCCGGCAAGGCACTCCCCAACGATTTCAATGTCGTCATCGAGATTCCGATGCATTCCGATCCAGTGAAATACGAGGTGGACAAGGAGAGCGGCGCGGTCTTCGTCGATCGTTTCATGTCCACCGCCATGCACTACCCGTGCAACTATGGCTACATCCCGCACACCATTGCCGGCGACGGTGATCCGGTCGATGTGCTGGTGGTGAGCCAGTTTGCGCTGCCCCCCGGTGTGGTCGTGCGCTGCCGCCCGATCGGCATGCTGGCAATGGAAGACGAGGCCGGACCGGATGCCAAGCTGCTGGCTGTCCCGGTTGATAGTCTGACGTCGATGTATCGTGACATCGAATCCCCACGCGACTTTCCGCAGGTCATTCTTGACCAGATCGCGCACTTTTTTGCCCATTACAAGGATCTTGAACCTGGCAAATTTGTCAAGGTCGCAGGTTGGCTGGGCAGTGACGAAGCCAAGAAGGAAATCATCGAGGGGGTCAGGGCCTACGCGAACGCCAAAGAGAAGCCGGCATTCTGAACCTCTCTGAACGATTCCACTGCGCACGCTGAAGGAGCGCGCGCGCCCTTTTCGCGGGTACTGGCTCTCATGTCCCTGAAAATTGCGATTGCCCAGATCAATGTCACCGTGGGTGACTTTGCCGGAAACCGTGCACGCATCCTGGATTTTGCCGAACGCGCCCGGCGACAGGGAGCTGACCTGCTGCTGACACCGGAATTGGCGCTCTGCGGTTACCCGCCCGAGGATCTGCTGCTGCGCGACGACTTCTGCGCAACCTGCGATCGCGAGCTGGCTACCCTGGCTGCCAGCCTGCCTGGCATCGCGGTGCTCGTGGGACACCCGGAGAAACGCGGACTACGCTGCTACAATGCGGCGACGCTGATCAACGACGGCAGGCGGGTCGCCACCTATTACAAGCAGCGACTACCGAGCTACGAGGTGTTCGACGAGGAGCGCTATTTCGAATCCGGCGACGACCCCTGTGTTCTAACGATCAAGGGCGTTCGCTGCGGGGTGAATATCTGCGCCGATGTCTGGGAAGCCGGTGCGGCCGATCTGGCCCGCCAGGCTGGCGCCGAGGTCCTGCTGGTCCTCAACGCCTCGCCTTACCACATCGGCAAACGAGAGCGGCGCACCGAAGTCCTGCGTCAGCGCACCGCCAGCACCGGCCTGCCGGTGGTGTACGCGAATCTGGCCGGCGGACAGGACGAACTGGTCTTTGACGGAGGCTCATTCGTACTGGACTCACAAGGTGCGCTCTGCTGCCAGTGGGCACAGTTCGAGGAGACGCTGGGCATCGTTGACTTCGTCGATGGCCAGCCGCAACCGGGCACCATCGTTCCGGCGCCGTGCCTCGAAGCCGAGATCTATCAGGCCCTGCTCCTCGGAGTCCGCGATTACCTCGGCAAGAACGGCTTTCCCGGCGCCATCATCGGCCTGTCGGGTGGCATCGACTCGGCGCTGACCCTGTGCATCGCGGTCGACGCACTGGGTGCCGACAAGGTCCGTGCGGTGATGATGCCTTCTCCATACACGGCCGAGATCAGCCTCTCGGACTCGCGCGAGATGGTCCGTCTGCTTGGTGTACGCTACGACGAAATCGCCATCGAACCTGCGATGCAGACGCTCGGCAGCATGCTCGACAAGCAGTTTGCCGGTCTGCCGGCCGATACCACCGAAGAAAACCTGCAGGCCAGGATTCGCGGCATGATCCTGATGGCGATCTCGAACAAGACCGGTTCGCTGGTACTGACCACCGGCAACAAGTCGGAAATGGCGGTCGGTTACTGCACACTCTATGGCGACATGGCCGGGGGCTTCGCGGTGATCAAGGACATCGCTAAGACACTGGTTTACCGTCTCGCGCGCTGGCGCAATACCGTCGCCTACGCCATTCCCGAACGGATCATCAACCGCCCGCCATCGGCCGAGTTGAAACCCGACCAGACCGACCAGGATAGTCTGCCACCTTACGAAGTGCTCGACGCCATCGTCGAGGCATACATGGAGAAGGATCTCAGCCCTCGTGAAATCATTGCCCGCGGTCATGCCGAAGCCGATGTGCGCCGCGTCGTGCATCTGCTCAAGATCAGCGAATACAAGCGACGGCAGTCGCCGGTCGGCATCCGCGTCACGCAGCGCGGTTTCGGGAAGGATTGGCGCTATCCGATCACCAACCGCTACCGCGACCTCTACTGATGGCGATCGCAAGTCTTACTGATCACTTGCGGACGCCTGATTTCTGATACGATTTCCTTACGATCTTCCCTGGAGCAGAGGCCATGAAAAAAATTGAAGCGATCATCAAACCATTCAAGCTCGACGAAGTCCGCGAGGCTCTATCGGAAATTGGCGTCACCGGCCTCACCGTCACCGAAGTCAAGGGCTTTGGCCGCCAGAAGGGCCACACCGAACTCTATCGCGGAGCGGAATACGTGGTCGATTTCCTGCCCAAGGTAAAGATCGAGATTGTCGTTTCCGACAGCGCGGCCGACAACGCCATCGACGCCATCGTCAAGGCCGCGCGTACCGGCAAGATTGGTGACGGCAAGATCTTCGTCAGCACCGTCGAACAGGTCGTGCGCATCCGCACCGGCGAACTCGACGATTCGGCGATATAAGGCGCTATTCCAGAAACCACAATAGTTTTCCGCAACTGTTCAGGACGCTAGCGACAACATCGCCAGCGGCCTCAGAAAGCGGCGATGCCGGTTTGCGCCCGGCCAAGGATCAAGGCGTGTACATCATGGGTGCCTTCGTAGGTATTGACCACTTCGAGGTTCACCAGGTGCCGGATGACGCAGTACTCGTCCGAGATGCCGTTGCCGCCGAGCATGTCGCGCGCCATGCGAGCGATGTCGAGTGCCTTGCCGCAGGAGTTGCGCTTCATGATCGAGGTGATCTCGGGCGTCGCCGTGCCTTCTTCCTTCATCCGCCCGAGGCGCAGGCAACCCTGCAGAGCCAGCGTGATTTCGCTCTGCATGTCGACAAGCTTCTTCTGGACCAACTGGTTGGCGGCCAGTGGGCGGCCGAACTGCCTGCGATCGAGCGTGTACTGGCGCGCCGTGTGCCAGCAAAACTCGGCGGCGCCGAGCGCACCCCAGGCGATGCCGTAGCGTGCCGAATCGAGGCAGGCGAATGGTCCCCTGAGCCCCCGCACTTCCGGAAAGGCGTTCTCTGCCGGTACGAAGACCTCGTCCATCACGACCTCGCCGGTAATCGACGTGCGCAGACCGACCTTGCCATGGATGGGCGGCGTCGACAGGCCCGGCATGCCTTTCTCGAGGACGAAGCCGCGAATTGCGCCGGCGTCGTCCTTGGCCCAGATGATGAACACATCAGCAATCGGCGAGTTGGTGATCCAGGTCTTGTTGCCCGAGATTCGGTAGCCGCCGTCCACCGCACGCGCCCGGGTCTCCATGCTGCCCGGGTCGGAACCGTGGTTGGGCTCGGTCAGTCCGAAGCAGCCGATTGATTCACCGCGCGCCAGCCGGGGAAGGTACCTCTGCTTCTGCTGCTCGCTCCCGAACTCGTGGATCGGCAGCATCACCAGCGAAGACTGCACGCTCATCATCGAGCGAAAACCCGAATCGACACGCTCGACCTCGCGCGCGACGAGGCCGTAGCTCACATAGTTAAGCCCGGCACCCCCGTACTCGGGCGGAATCGTCATGCCGAGCAGTCCCATCTCGCCCATTTCCAGATAGATCGACGGATCGGTTCGTTCGAGGCGAAAGGATTCGAGAACGCGCGGCAGCAATTTACCCTGGCAGTAGTCGCGCGCCGCATCGCGCAACAGTCGTTCGTCTTCGCTCAGTTGTGCTTCGAGCAACAAGGGGTCTTGCCAGCAGAATTTCGCTTTCGATGGCTTGGCCATGTGCTTCCTTTCTGTTCTTACCG contains:
- the ppa gene encoding inorganic diphosphatase, coding for MGLDRVPPGKALPNDFNVVIEIPMHSDPVKYEVDKESGAVFVDRFMSTAMHYPCNYGYIPHTIAGDGDPVDVLVVSQFALPPGVVVRCRPIGMLAMEDEAGPDAKLLAVPVDSLTSMYRDIESPRDFPQVILDQIAHFFAHYKDLEPGKFVKVAGWLGSDEAKKEIIEGVRAYANAKEKPAF
- a CDS encoding NAD+ synthase; translated protein: MSLKIAIAQINVTVGDFAGNRARILDFAERARRQGADLLLTPELALCGYPPEDLLLRDDFCATCDRELATLAASLPGIAVLVGHPEKRGLRCYNAATLINDGRRVATYYKQRLPSYEVFDEERYFESGDDPCVLTIKGVRCGVNICADVWEAGAADLARQAGAEVLLVLNASPYHIGKRERRTEVLRQRTASTGLPVVYANLAGGQDELVFDGGSFVLDSQGALCCQWAQFEETLGIVDFVDGQPQPGTIVPAPCLEAEIYQALLLGVRDYLGKNGFPGAIIGLSGGIDSALTLCIAVDALGADKVRAVMMPSPYTAEISLSDSREMVRLLGVRYDEIAIEPAMQTLGSMLDKQFAGLPADTTEENLQARIRGMILMAISNKTGSLVLTTGNKSEMAVGYCTLYGDMAGGFAVIKDIAKTLVYRLARWRNTVAYAIPERIINRPPSAELKPDQTDQDSLPPYEVLDAIVEAYMEKDLSPREIIARGHAEADVRRVVHLLKISEYKRRQSPVGIRVTQRGFGKDWRYPITNRYRDLY
- a CDS encoding P-II family nitrogen regulator, which encodes MKKIEAIIKPFKLDEVREALSEIGVTGLTVTEVKGFGRQKGHTELYRGAEYVVDFLPKVKIEIVVSDSAADNAIDAIVKAARTGKIGDGKIFVSTVEQVVRIRTGELDDSAI
- a CDS encoding acyl-CoA dehydrogenase; translated protein: MAKPSKAKFCWQDPLLLEAQLSEDERLLRDAARDYCQGKLLPRVLESFRLERTDPSIYLEMGEMGLLGMTIPPEYGGAGLNYVSYGLVAREVERVDSGFRSMMSVQSSLVMLPIHEFGSEQQKQRYLPRLARGESIGCFGLTEPNHGSDPGSMETRARAVDGGYRISGNKTWITNSPIADVFIIWAKDDAGAIRGFVLEKGMPGLSTPPIHGKVGLRTSITGEVVMDEVFVPAENAFPEVRGLRGPFACLDSARYGIAWGALGAAEFCWHTARQYTLDRRQFGRPLAANQLVQKKLVDMQSEITLALQGCLRLGRMKEEGTATPEITSIMKRNSCGKALDIARMARDMLGGNGISDEYCVIRHLVNLEVVNTYEGTHDVHALILGRAQTGIAAF